The Fundulus heteroclitus isolate FHET01 unplaced genomic scaffold, MU-UCD_Fhet_4.1 scaffold_803, whole genome shotgun sequence genome has a segment encoding these proteins:
- the LOC118562087 gene encoding uncharacterized protein LOC118562087 produces the protein MYAYPVFHKTPQGRLLMGPTEEANRSTVVVAGRARRKEEVLAEATAFVRQNGGDPGDQFLVLAHCKIQFGKHQNQRFRWLLENSLGYAVYLVSSIMGEEERDNPLSASKHLFLRYTCQIREIGEAVEVYWKKQALLQEAQRSGDSGCLMVEFGDFKGRSMKEVYEDPGKEAQALVTYLKTAKARPNTNMALFKDYVLKRQASAVAHLPTVTAPSSSSSAAAPPAAARPAATQSRPLTAAGVNALLARGKHLSPSQLARKIVSPAKPSPVPRVPSPSTSAARRQLFNCDAVGAAGDFFKEQDDQEMVTVASQAEEKLPQEN, from the exons ATGTATGCGTATCCTGTGTTCCATAAAACTCCTCAGGGTCGACTCCTGATGGGGCCGACTGAGGAGGCAAATAGGAGTACGGTGGTGGTGGCCGGGAGGGCCCGGCGTAAGGAGGAGGTTCTGGCCGAGGCAACTGCCTTTGTGAGGCAGAACGGAGGGGATCCTGGTGACCAATTCCTGGTTCTGGCTCATTGTAAGATCCAGTTTGGAaaacaccagaaccagaggttcCGCTGGCTGCTGGAGAACTCCCTGGGTTACGCGGTGTACCTGGTCAGCAGCATCatgggggaggaggagagggacaACCCGCTGTCGGCCAGCAAACACCTGTTTCTCAGGTACACCTGCCAGATCAGGGAGATAGGGGAGGCTGTGGAGGTGTATTGGAAGAAACAGGCGTTGCtccaggaggcccagaggagcGGTGACTCTGGGTGTTTGATGGTGGAGTTTGGCGACTTCAAGGGcaggtccatgaaggaggtgTATGAGGACCCAGGCAAGGAGGCCCAGGCTCTCGTCACCTACCTGAAGACAGCAAAGGCCAGGCCCAACACCAACATGGCCCTTTTCAAGGACTATGTGCTGAAGAGGCAGGCTTCAGCTGTAGCCCACCTGCCCACTGTGAcagctccttcctcctcctcctccgctgctgctccacctgctgctgctcgaCCTGCTGCCACTCAGAGCAGGCCCCTGACGGCTGCCGGCGTTAACGCTCTGCTGGCACGTGGGAAGCATTTGTCTCCCTCACAGTTGGCACGAAAAATTGTTTCTCCAGCCAAACCCT CTCCAGTGCCACGTGTCCCCTCTCCATCTACATCCGCTGCCCGCAGACAGCTCTTTAACTGTG acgCTGTTGGTGCTGCTGGGGATTTTTTTAAGGAGCAAGACGACCAGGAGATGGTGACTGTGGCCTCGCAAGCTGAGGAAAAACTACCTCAAG AGAATTAG